A window of the Garciella nitratireducens DSM 15102 genome harbors these coding sequences:
- a CDS encoding ABC transporter substrate-binding protein — MKNKYFNIKDSLYDITEKYEQAIDLLISIGLDQIKEEKMRSTLGKSISLEDVLKLKKINVDAFVAQLIEKIESTENDVYLSSKQKDVVKIIGILPCPVKIPLIEAFQKWLEEQNFDFSLEYELKAASIGMDWLEDALKETSEEKLPDILISAGFDIFFDKKLFNRYKEKNIFEDMTDLSQYNQEFDNDTIKLKDPNNQYSMIGVVPAVFLVNEKELKGRKKPTSWEDLLNPEFENSVSLPVRDFDLFHAILLNIYKLYGQEGIKRLAKTLQSSMHPSQMVKSYRKKSEKPVVTIMPYFFTKMLIPATSMTSIWPKEGAIISPIFLLSKKSKKEKLKPIVDFFASKQVGEILSHNGKFPSVHPEIDNRIQKENKYLWIGWDYIEKNDITSLIKKCEEIFESVVKGEK, encoded by the coding sequence ATGAAAAATAAGTATTTTAATATAAAAGATAGCTTATATGATATCACTGAAAAATATGAACAAGCCATTGATTTACTGATTTCTATTGGATTAGATCAGATAAAAGAAGAAAAGATGAGAAGTACTTTGGGAAAGTCTATTTCTTTAGAAGATGTCTTAAAGTTAAAAAAGATCAATGTGGATGCTTTTGTTGCTCAATTAATAGAAAAAATTGAAAGTACCGAAAATGATGTTTATTTATCTTCTAAACAAAAAGATGTTGTAAAAATTATTGGGATATTACCTTGTCCTGTAAAAATTCCTCTTATAGAAGCTTTTCAAAAATGGTTAGAAGAGCAAAATTTTGATTTTTCTTTGGAGTATGAGTTAAAAGCTGCTTCTATAGGAATGGATTGGTTAGAGGATGCTTTAAAAGAAACGTCAGAAGAAAAACTTCCAGATATTTTGATTTCCGCTGGTTTTGATATATTTTTTGATAAAAAATTATTTAATAGATATAAAGAAAAGAATATTTTTGAGGATATGACAGATTTGAGTCAATATAATCAAGAATTTGATAATGATACCATAAAGTTAAAAGATCCTAACAACCAATATTCCATGATTGGAGTTGTGCCGGCTGTTTTTTTAGTAAATGAAAAAGAATTGAAGGGAAGAAAAAAGCCTACTAGTTGGGAAGACTTATTAAATCCTGAATTTGAAAACAGTGTAAGTCTTCCAGTTAGAGATTTTGATTTATTTCATGCTATTTTATTAAATATTTATAAATTGTATGGACAAGAGGGAATAAAAAGGTTAGCAAAAACATTGCAAAGTAGTATGCACCCTTCACAGATGGTGAAATCTTATAGAAAAAAATCTGAAAAACCAGTAGTTACTATTATGCCTTATTTCTTTACTAAAATGCTTATACCAGCTACTTCTATGACTTCAATATGGCCTAAAGAAGGTGCTATTATAAGTCCCATCTTTTTATTAAGTAAAAAGAGCAAAAAAGAAAAATTAAAACCGATTGTAGATTTTTTCGCTTCCAAACAAGTAGGAGAAATTTTATCTCACAATGGAAAATTTCCAAGTGTCCATCCAGAAATAGATAATAGAATTCAAAAAGAAAATAAATATTTATGGATTGGCTGGGATTATATAGAAAAAAATGATATTACGAGTTTGATTAAGAAATGTGAAGAAATTTTTGAAAGTGTTGTGAAAGGAGAAAAATAA